Proteins encoded within one genomic window of Manis pentadactyla isolate mManPen7 chromosome 4, mManPen7.hap1, whole genome shotgun sequence:
- the RHBDF2 gene encoding inactive rhomboid protein 2 isoform X1 has protein sequence MASADKNGESVSSVSSSRLQSRKPPNLSITIPPPETSAPGEQASLLPQRPRNPAYLKSVSLQEPRGRWQEGSSEKRPGFRRQASLSQSIRKGAAQWFGVSGDWEAKRQHWQRRSLYHCSARYGRLKASCQRDLELPSQEAPSFQGAESPKPCKMPKIVDPLARGRAFRHPDEVDRPHAPHPPLTPGVLSLTSFTSVRSGYSHLPRRKRMSVAHMSFQAAAALLKGRSVLDVTGQRCRVVKRSFAYPSFLEEDAVDGADTFDSSFFSKEEMSSMPDDVFESPPLSASCFRGIPHSASPVSPEGVQIPPKEYGRAPAPVSRRGKRIASTVKHFAFDRKKRHYGLGVVGNWLNRSYRHSISSAVQRQLESFDSHRPYFTYWLTFVHIIVTLLVICTYGIAPVGFAQHVTTQLVLRNKGVYESVKYIQQENFWIGPSSIDLIHLGAKFSPCIRKDRQIEQLVLRERHLERDSGCCVQNDHSGCIQTLRKDCSETLATFVKWQDDTGPPMDKSDVGQKRTSGAVCHQDPRCSPRVTWSWAQKMGLSIRTCEEPASSGAHIWPDDITKWPICTEQPRSNHTGFLHVDCQIRGRPCCIGTKGSCEITTREYCEFMHGYFHEEATLCSQVHCLDKVCGLLPFLNPEVPDQFYRLWLSLFLHAGVVHCLVSVVFQMTILRDLEKLAGWHRIAIIFVLSGITGNLASAIFLPYRAEVGPAGSQFGLLACLFVELIQSWQLLERPWKAFLNLSAIVLFLFVCGLLPWIDNIAHIFGFLSGLLLAFAFLPYITFGTSDMYRKRALILVSLLVFTGLFASLVIWLYVYPINWPWIEHLTCFPFTGHFCEKYELDQVLH, from the exons AGGCCCAGGAATCCGGCCTACTTGAAGAGCGTCAGCCTCCAGGAGCCACGGGGACGATGGCAGGAGGGCAGCTCGGAGAAGCGCCCTGGCTTCCGCCGCCAAGCCTCCCTGTCCCAGAGCATCCGCAA GGGCGCGGCACAGTGGTTCGGGGTCAGTGGCGACTGGGAGGCAAAGCGGCAGCACTGGCAGCGCAGGAGTCTGTACCACTGCAGCGCACGCTACGGCCGGCTCAAGGCCTCGTGCCAGAGGGACCTGGAGCTCCCCAGCCAGGAGGCGCCCTCCTTTCAGGGCGCTGAGTCTCCGAAGCCCTGCAAGATGCCCAAG ATTGTGGATCCGCTGGCCCGGGGACGAGCGTTCCGCCACCCGGACGAGGTGGACCGGCCCCACGCCCCACACCCACCGCTGACCCCGGGGGTCCTGTCCCTCACCTCCTTCACCAGCGTCCGCTCTGGCTATTCCCACCTGCCCCGCCGCAAGAGGATGTCTGTGGCCCACATGAGCTTTCAAGCTGCTGCCGCCCTCCTCAAG GGGCGCTCAGTGCTGGATGTCACAGGACAGCGGTGCCGGGTGGTCAAGCGCAGCTTTGCCTACcccagcttcctggaggaggatgCAGTTGACGGGGCAGACACATTTGACTCCTCATTTTTTAGTAAG gaagAAATGAGCTCCATGCCCGATGATGTGTTTGAGTCCCCCCCACTCTCTGCCAGCTGCTTCCGGGGGATCCCACACTCAGCCTCCCCAGTCTCCCCAGAGGGGGTGCAGATCCCTCC GAAGGAATATGGCCGAGCCCCGGCCCCTGTGTCCAGGCGTGGCAAGCGCATCGCCTCCACGGTGAAGCACTTTGCCTTCGACCGGAAGAAGCGGCACTATGGCCTGGGCGTGGTGGGCAACTGGCTCAACCGCAGCTACCGCCACAGCATCAGCAGTGCCGTGCAGCGCCAGCTCGAGAGCTTTGACAGCCACCG ACCCTACTTCACCTACTGGCTGACCTTCGTCCACATCATCGTCACATTGCTAGTGATTTGCACGTATGGTATTGCACCGGTGGGCTTTGCCCAGCACGTCACCACCCAGCTG GTGCTCAGGAACAAAGGTGTGTATGAGAGTGTGAAGTATATCCAGCAGGAGAACTTCTGGATCGGCCCCAGCTCG ATTGACTTGATTCACTTGGGAGCTAAGTTCTCACCCTGCATCCGGAAGGACCGGCAGATCGAGCAGCTGGTGCTGCGGGAGCGGCACCTGGAGAGGGACTCGGGCTGCTGCGTCCAGAACGACCACTCGGGCTGCATCCAGACCCTGCGGAAGGACTGCTCG GAGACCTTGGCCACTTTTGTCAAGTGGCAGGATGATACGGGGCCCCCCATGGACAAGTCTGATGTGGGCCAGAAGCGGACTTCGGGGGCTGTGTGCCACCAGGACCCCAGGTGCAGTCCCAGGGTGACCTGGAGCTGGGCTCAGAAGATGGGGTTGAGTATCAG AACCTGTGAGGAGCCAGCCTCCAGCGGCGCTCACATCTGGCCTGATGACATCACCAAGTGGCCT ATCTGCACAGAGCAGCCCAGGAGTAACCACACAGGCTTCCTGCACGTGGACTGCCAGATCAGGGGCCGCCCATGCTGCATTGGCACCAAGGGCAG CTGCGAGATCACCACTCGGGAATACTGCGAGTTCATGCATGGCTACTTCCATGAAGAGGCGACACTCTGTTCCCAG GTGCACTGCTTGGACAAGGTGTGTGGGCTGCTACCCTTCCTCAACCCCGAGGTCCCAGATCAGTTCTACAGGCTCTGGCTGTCTCTGTTCCTCCACGCTGG CGTGGTCCACTGCCTCGTTTCTGTGGTCTTCCAAATGACCATCCTGAGGGACCTGGAGAAGCTGGCTGGCTGGCACCGCATTGCCATCATCTTCGTCCTAAGCGGCATCACCGGCAATCTCGCTAGTGCCATCTTCCTCCCGTATCGGGCAGAG GTGGGCCCGGCCGGCTCGCAGTTCGGCCTCCTGGCGTGCCTCTTCGTGGAGCTCATCCAGAGCTGGCAGCTGCTagagcggccctggaaggccttcCTCAACCTCTCGGCCATCGTGCTCTTCCTGTTCGTCTGCGGCCTCCTGCCCTGGATCGACAACATCGCCCACATCTTTGGCTTCCTCAGCGGCCTGCTGCTGGCCTTCGCCTTCCTGCCCTACATCACCTTTGGCACCAGCGACATGTACCGCAAGCGTGCCCTCATCCTGGTGTCACTGCTGGTCTTCACCGGCCTCTTCGCCTCGCTGGTCATCTGGCTGTACGTGTACCCCATCAACTGGCCCTGGATTGAGCACCTCACCTGCTTCCCCTTCACCGGCCACTTCTGCGAGAAGTATGAGCTGGACCAGGTGCTACACTGA
- the RHBDF2 gene encoding inactive rhomboid protein 2 isoform X2, with translation MASADKNGESVSSVSSSRLQSRKPPNLSITIPPPETSAPGEQASLLPQRPRNPAYLKSVSLQEPRGRWQEGSSEKRPGFRRQASLSQSIRKGAAQWFGVSGDWEAKRQHWQRRSLYHCSARYGRLKASCQRDLELPSQEAPSFQGAESPKPCKMPKIVDPLARGRAFRHPDEVDRPHAPHPPLTPGVLSLTSFTSVRSGYSHLPRRKRMSVAHMSFQAAAALLKGRSVLDVTGQRCRVVKRSFAYPSFLEEDAVDGADTFDSSFFSKEEMSSMPDDVFESPPLSASCFRGIPHSASPVSPEGVQIPPKEYGRAPAPVSRRGKRIASTVKHFAFDRKKRHYGLGVVGNWLNRSYRHSISSAVQRQLESFDSHRPYFTYWLTFVHIIVTLLVICTYGIAPVGFAQHVTTQLVLRNKGVYESVKYIQQENFWIGPSSIDLIHLGAKFSPCIRKDRQIEQLVLRERHLERDSGCCVQNDHSGCIQTLRKDCSETLATFVKWQDDTGPPMDKSDVGQKRTSGAVCHQDPRTCEEPASSGAHIWPDDITKWPICTEQPRSNHTGFLHVDCQIRGRPCCIGTKGSCEITTREYCEFMHGYFHEEATLCSQVHCLDKVCGLLPFLNPEVPDQFYRLWLSLFLHAGVVHCLVSVVFQMTILRDLEKLAGWHRIAIIFVLSGITGNLASAIFLPYRAEVGPAGSQFGLLACLFVELIQSWQLLERPWKAFLNLSAIVLFLFVCGLLPWIDNIAHIFGFLSGLLLAFAFLPYITFGTSDMYRKRALILVSLLVFTGLFASLVIWLYVYPINWPWIEHLTCFPFTGHFCEKYELDQVLH, from the exons AGGCCCAGGAATCCGGCCTACTTGAAGAGCGTCAGCCTCCAGGAGCCACGGGGACGATGGCAGGAGGGCAGCTCGGAGAAGCGCCCTGGCTTCCGCCGCCAAGCCTCCCTGTCCCAGAGCATCCGCAA GGGCGCGGCACAGTGGTTCGGGGTCAGTGGCGACTGGGAGGCAAAGCGGCAGCACTGGCAGCGCAGGAGTCTGTACCACTGCAGCGCACGCTACGGCCGGCTCAAGGCCTCGTGCCAGAGGGACCTGGAGCTCCCCAGCCAGGAGGCGCCCTCCTTTCAGGGCGCTGAGTCTCCGAAGCCCTGCAAGATGCCCAAG ATTGTGGATCCGCTGGCCCGGGGACGAGCGTTCCGCCACCCGGACGAGGTGGACCGGCCCCACGCCCCACACCCACCGCTGACCCCGGGGGTCCTGTCCCTCACCTCCTTCACCAGCGTCCGCTCTGGCTATTCCCACCTGCCCCGCCGCAAGAGGATGTCTGTGGCCCACATGAGCTTTCAAGCTGCTGCCGCCCTCCTCAAG GGGCGCTCAGTGCTGGATGTCACAGGACAGCGGTGCCGGGTGGTCAAGCGCAGCTTTGCCTACcccagcttcctggaggaggatgCAGTTGACGGGGCAGACACATTTGACTCCTCATTTTTTAGTAAG gaagAAATGAGCTCCATGCCCGATGATGTGTTTGAGTCCCCCCCACTCTCTGCCAGCTGCTTCCGGGGGATCCCACACTCAGCCTCCCCAGTCTCCCCAGAGGGGGTGCAGATCCCTCC GAAGGAATATGGCCGAGCCCCGGCCCCTGTGTCCAGGCGTGGCAAGCGCATCGCCTCCACGGTGAAGCACTTTGCCTTCGACCGGAAGAAGCGGCACTATGGCCTGGGCGTGGTGGGCAACTGGCTCAACCGCAGCTACCGCCACAGCATCAGCAGTGCCGTGCAGCGCCAGCTCGAGAGCTTTGACAGCCACCG ACCCTACTTCACCTACTGGCTGACCTTCGTCCACATCATCGTCACATTGCTAGTGATTTGCACGTATGGTATTGCACCGGTGGGCTTTGCCCAGCACGTCACCACCCAGCTG GTGCTCAGGAACAAAGGTGTGTATGAGAGTGTGAAGTATATCCAGCAGGAGAACTTCTGGATCGGCCCCAGCTCG ATTGACTTGATTCACTTGGGAGCTAAGTTCTCACCCTGCATCCGGAAGGACCGGCAGATCGAGCAGCTGGTGCTGCGGGAGCGGCACCTGGAGAGGGACTCGGGCTGCTGCGTCCAGAACGACCACTCGGGCTGCATCCAGACCCTGCGGAAGGACTGCTCG GAGACCTTGGCCACTTTTGTCAAGTGGCAGGATGATACGGGGCCCCCCATGGACAAGTCTGATGTGGGCCAGAAGCGGACTTCGGGGGCTGTGTGCCACCAGGACCCCAG AACCTGTGAGGAGCCAGCCTCCAGCGGCGCTCACATCTGGCCTGATGACATCACCAAGTGGCCT ATCTGCACAGAGCAGCCCAGGAGTAACCACACAGGCTTCCTGCACGTGGACTGCCAGATCAGGGGCCGCCCATGCTGCATTGGCACCAAGGGCAG CTGCGAGATCACCACTCGGGAATACTGCGAGTTCATGCATGGCTACTTCCATGAAGAGGCGACACTCTGTTCCCAG GTGCACTGCTTGGACAAGGTGTGTGGGCTGCTACCCTTCCTCAACCCCGAGGTCCCAGATCAGTTCTACAGGCTCTGGCTGTCTCTGTTCCTCCACGCTGG CGTGGTCCACTGCCTCGTTTCTGTGGTCTTCCAAATGACCATCCTGAGGGACCTGGAGAAGCTGGCTGGCTGGCACCGCATTGCCATCATCTTCGTCCTAAGCGGCATCACCGGCAATCTCGCTAGTGCCATCTTCCTCCCGTATCGGGCAGAG GTGGGCCCGGCCGGCTCGCAGTTCGGCCTCCTGGCGTGCCTCTTCGTGGAGCTCATCCAGAGCTGGCAGCTGCTagagcggccctggaaggccttcCTCAACCTCTCGGCCATCGTGCTCTTCCTGTTCGTCTGCGGCCTCCTGCCCTGGATCGACAACATCGCCCACATCTTTGGCTTCCTCAGCGGCCTGCTGCTGGCCTTCGCCTTCCTGCCCTACATCACCTTTGGCACCAGCGACATGTACCGCAAGCGTGCCCTCATCCTGGTGTCACTGCTGGTCTTCACCGGCCTCTTCGCCTCGCTGGTCATCTGGCTGTACGTGTACCCCATCAACTGGCCCTGGATTGAGCACCTCACCTGCTTCCCCTTCACCGGCCACTTCTGCGAGAAGTATGAGCTGGACCAGGTGCTACACTGA